A region from the Salvia splendens isolate huo1 chromosome 15, SspV2, whole genome shotgun sequence genome encodes:
- the LOC121767162 gene encoding O-fucosyltransferase 27-like encodes MKWVYPTKLGGAGAGGEAKPLLFKSKLKWVGLFGLVLSAFSLFTHFLLARYSVEATVSEYKSSITIFSWRPIFENANSPPPPGLYRRLWAPVKHLESLNPYANPRANYVAPPPRTDRFIFVRIRGGFHEIRNSICDVVVVARLLNATLVIPEIQSTTSSKGISTEFKSFAYLYSEDQFMTALVGDIRVVKTLPKDLKGARRKKEIPSFKIPASASPYFYLHNVLPVLKKHAVVELVVPDGGCLQALLPPQLEEYQRLRCRVAFHALKFREEVQELASRILYRLKSSGRPFVAYDPGMTRDALAYHGCAELFQDVHTELIQHKRAWMIKRGIVKGNLTVDSAEQRLRGLCPLMPEEIGILLRAYGYSWDTIIYVSGGEVFGGQKKLIPLHAMFENVVDRTSLSMVWELDKMYGREANLVDKPKTAPPLKVEKKPDAWKNTGPRPRPLPPPPARFKYPYNIEGWWGWVAESDNEPESTVMELRINAHKLLWEAIDYTICVEADAFVPGFDRDGRGNPNFASLVMGHRLYQAAFLKTFRIDRKVMAKVLDEIRDHLYQVNGTWIASVRRHLRRNIVDGLTEELTRSKPLSFLSFPVAECSCSGGSQPGAVPANTSTPLSQPPLRKVLASIAKCPSWMDRNATSNPRDKESDEGDDVYEDDPDSPDAAVLFRQVGDSNEGSGVEMSNKEETQMDDQEELEGGER; translated from the exons ATGAAGTGGGTCTACCCCACCAAACTCGGTGGCGCCGGCGCCGGCGGGGAGGCGAAGCCGCTGCTTTTCAAGTCCAAGCTGAAGTGGGTCGGACTGTTTGGTCTTGTCCTCTCcgctttctctctcttcaccCACTTTCTCCTCGCCAGATACAGCGTCGAGGCTACTGTTTCCGAGTATAAATCTTCAATCACAATCTTCTCTTGGAGGCCCATTTTCGAGAATGCTAATTCTCCCCCACCT CCTGGATTGTACAGAAGACTTTGGGCCCCTGTGAAGCATCTTGAATCTTTAAATCCCTATGCAAATCCTAGAGCAAACTATGTAG CTCCTCCTCCACGGACGGACAGATTTATTTTTGTAAGGATACGAGGGGGTTTTCACGAAATAAGGAACTCG ATATGTGATGTTGTTGTGGTAGCTCGGCTTCTTAATGCCACCCTAGTCATTCCCGAGATTCAATCCACAACGAGTAGCAAAGGGATCAG CACAGAGTTCAAGAGTTTTGCCTACCTGTATAGTGAGGATCAATTCATGACAGCTTTGGTTGGAGATATCAGAGTTGTGAAAACACTGCCTAAGGATCTTAAAGGAgcaagaaggaagaaagaaaTTCCTTCTTTCAAAATACCAGCCTCCGCGTCTCCATATTTCTATCTTCATAATGTTCTACCAGTGCTGAAAAAGCACGCGGTTGTCGAGCTTGTTGTCCCAGATGGTGGATGCTTGCAG GCCTTACTTCCTCCACAGTTAGAAGAATATCAAAGGCTAAGGTGTCGAGTTGCTTTCCATGCTCTGAAGTTCAGGGAGGAGGTCCAAGAACTTGCCTCAAGGATCCTATATAGATTAAAATCTTCAGGCCGCCCGTTTGTAGCCTATGATCCTGGAATGACAAGAGATGCATTAGCTTATCATGGTTGTGCTGAACTCTTTCAG GATGTGCACACTGAGCTCATTCAACATAAACGAGCTTGGATGATTAAACGTGGAATCGTCAAAGGGAACCTCACCGTGGATTCAGCTGAGCAACGACTTCGCGGTTTATGTCCACTTATGCCTGAGGAA ATTGGTATTCTTCTTCGTGCTTATGGCTATTCGTGGGACACTATTATTTACGTTTCTGGTGGAGAGGTCTTTGGTGGGCAGAAGAAGTTGATTCCCCTTCATGCTATGTTCGAGAATGTTGTAGATCGAACTTCCTTAAGCATGGTATGGGAGTTGGACAAAATGTATGGCCGTGAAGCCAACCTTGTCGACAAACCTAAGACTGCACCTCCACTTAAAGTGGAAAAGAAACCCGATGCTTGGAAAAATACTGGTCCTCGCCCCCGTCCACTCCCACCACCCCCAGCAAGATTCAAATATCCTTACAACATCGAAGGCTGGTGGGGTTGGGTAGCTGAGAGCGACAACGAACCAGAGAGTACAGTTATGGAGTTGAGAATCAATGCACACAAATTGCTGTGGGAAGCAATTGACTACACTATATGTGTAGAAGCAGATGCTTTCGTGCCAGGATTTGATCGTGATGGTCGAGGAAACCCAAATTTTGCTAGCTTGGTAATGGGACACAGGCTTTATCAGGCTGCCTTCTTGAAAACTTTTCGAATAGACAG GAAAGTAATGGCGAAAGTCTTAGATGAGATACGTGACCACCTTTATCAAGTCAACGGGACGTGGATAGCGTCTGTACGCAGGCATCTGAGAAGGAACATAGTTGATGGACTAACAGAGGAACTCACTAGATCGAAACCATTGTCTTTTCTGTCTTTCCCTGTCGCAGAGTGCTCTTGCTCGGGGGGCTCCCAACCTGGTGCAGTTCCGGCTAATACCTCGACCCCTCTAAGCCAACCACCCCTGCGCAAAGTGTTAGCTTCTATAGCGAAGTGCCCGTCCTGGATGGACAGGAATGCCACTTCAAATCCAAGGGACAAGGAAAGTGATGAGGGGGATGATGTTTACGAAGATGACCCGGACTCGCCAGATGCTGCAGTTCTCTTCCGCCAAGTCGGTGACAGCAACGAGGGCAGTGGAGTAGAGATGAGCAACAAAGAAGAAACACAAATGGATGATCAAGAAGAGCTTGAAGGTGGGGAAAGGTGA